One stretch of Brettanomyces nanus chromosome 4, complete sequence DNA includes these proteins:
- a CDS encoding uncharacterized protein (EggNog:ENOG41), giving the protein MVQEKENFTETVESDEQLPGKEVDLQAYFSNGDVALQVIADQSHQKQFSKEEENAVLRKIDLHLIPFMFVSYFLQFLDKNALSNSSVFGLSTSLNLVGDQYSWAGSLFYFGYLIGQPVASRSLQYFSIAKYVGICLIFWSIVLVCTSATSNFAGLAVIRVFLGLFEATVSPAWLLLTGMWYRSNEMPMRNAYWYCANACGVIFGGLIAYGLGHIQSSINSWKWFYIIYGIITFYWGFAVYFALPDSIPSCKFLNSREKYIAVERLRANRTGVKNKTFKKEQAVEALKDPQIWILALNEFVGCLPAGGIQNFGNLIIKSFGFSSFQTVLMNMPSGVIQGGTLLLSGLIISRIPDSAIIVQSLCNIPCLIGTCIVKYLPNHPNSKRNGKLVAFWIQYANTMSDISLFVLMQRNISGFTKKIVANSIFFIAYCVGMIAAPQFFKSTQAPGYDEGFRMMIICWVILIVIPWFLYFYYKRENSARNKRDELDAREGRIDQIENEEFLDLTDQKQRGFRYTL; this is encoded by the coding sequence AtggttcaagaaaaagaaaactttACTGAGACAGTAGAAAGTGATGAACAGTTACCAGGAAAGGAGGTAGACCTACAGGCTTACTTCTCGAATGGGGATGTTGCATTGCAGGTCATTGCGGATCAGTCCCATCAAAAACAGTTCTCcaaggaagaggagaatGCGGTGTTGAGAAAGATTGATCTACATTTGATCCCCTTCATGTTTGTTTCCTATTTCCTTCAGTTCTTAGATAAGAATGCTCTTTCAAACTCCTCAGTGTTTGGATTGAGTACCTCGCTCAATTTGGTTGGTGATCAATACAGTTGGGCAGGATCTTTGTTCTATTTTGGATACTTAATTGGACAGCCTGTGGCATCGCGCTCCCTTCAGTACTTCTCTATCGCAAAGTATGTTGGTATCTGCCTAATATTTTGGTCCATTGTTTTGGTTTGCACTTCAGCCACTAGTAATTTCGCTGGTTTGGCCGTAATCAGAGTTTTTCTAGGATTGTTTGAGGCTACCGTGTCACCTGCTTGGCTTTTGCTAACTGGTATGTGGTATAGGTCCAACGAGATGCCTATGAGAAATGCATACTGGTACTGTGCTAATGCCTGTGGTGTCATATTTGGTGGTCTAATTGCTTACGGTTTAGGCCACATTCAATCATCAATTAATTCTTGGAAGTGGTTCTACATAATTTACGGAATAATTACCTTTTACTGGGGATTCGCTGTCTATTTTGCATTACCAGATTCTATTCCAAGCTGTAAGTTCCTAAACTCAAGGGAGAAATACATTGCCGTGGAAAGATTGAGAGCTAATCGTACGGGTGTTAAGAACAAGACATTTAAGAAGGAGCAGGCCGTAGAAGCACTAAAGGATCCCCAGATTTGGATTCTTGCTCTCAATGAGTTTGTTGGATGTCTCCCAGCTGGCGGTATCCAAAACTTTGGTAACTTGATCATAAAATCTTTTGGCTTCAGTTCTTTCCAAACCGTCTTGATGAATATGCCTTCCGGTGTTATTCAAGGTGGAACGTTATTACTCTCGGGACTTATCATCTCCCGTATTCCGGATTCGGCCATTATAGTGCAATCTTTGTGCAATATTCCATGTCTTATTGGTACCTGTATTGTGAAgtatcttccaaatcatccaaattcaaagagaaaCGGTAAATTAGTGGCCTTTTGGATTCAGTACGCGAACACTATGTCTGACATATCACTCTTTGTCTTGATGCAGAGAAATATTTCTGGATTTACCAAGAAGATCGTTGCCAATAGTATCTTTTTTATTGCCTACTGCGTAGGCATGATTGCTGCTCCccagttcttcaagagtACACAAGCTCCAGGTTACGATGAAGGCTTCAGGATGATGATTATTTGCTGGGTCATCTTGATTGTGATTCCATGGTTCCTATACTTTTATTACAAGAGAGAAAACAGCGCCAGAAATAAGAGAGACGAATTAGACGCTAGAGAAGGCAGAATTGATCAGATTGAGAACGAGGAGTTCCTTGACCTTACTGATCAGAAACAGAGAGGCTTCAGATATACTCTTTAA
- a CDS encoding uncharacterized protein (EggNog:ENOG41) — protein MSPKKRQLKFIDQTKWTIQKQTRAKSAATKLSGMFLSTFDGKVSGRNTSLPVGDDKPNIPLSATDTTEESIDESIRQFMDYPFNVGDSQLFEKELSELIQPAASYGFRDLNETMDEPTKMNPEIYVTDTEVNEPERPRNVDSESFVPPLTDSQIASLGSPHHQNEFRLINHYCRIMCNFYSVKDPEWNFYTYICDRLACCYVPLKYSLLAWSALHLSIVESTPQKLANNYYNSSLQAVMGHDFVKSDVPIEMLLITAYFLVHYDIMAGTKHCYQILRHVWSSLRIGRFFNNRPGHCPTLSSFGYQIVVWLLYIDIRSSLFSGNISFPDYILNGDCPPKSKRNPNIEYLSTSTVYEKRAVSNIFSRSTRYLSGAYGPCYPTEYFKDDELQSKILVLMMRDMMMFGRLIRLRNWLNQCGNSTEFDSNSLQKEIKELYWDNHKMLQWSGHSRMSSFHVLIENALIHAIIIYFDRICHPDIRSNEKCQDSASEILKISVQLKNLRCRDTPGSTQWPFPLFIAGVETTDVIYQNWILEELKNCEGEGWGLHLGKMRKLFTECIDRQAKTKRRVDIGEVMELTTGVFVL, from the coding sequence ATGAGTCCTAAAAAACGGCAGCTAAAGTTTATTGATCAGACCAAATGGACCATACAGAAACAAACAAGAGCAAAATCGGCAGCGACTAAGCTTTCTGGCATGTTTCTTTCCACCTTCGACGGCAAAGTTTCAGGGCGGAATACCAGTTTGCCTGTTGGAGATGACAAACCAAACATTCCTTTGAGTGCTACTGACACCACAGAGGAGTCTATTGACGAAAGCATCCGGCAGTTTATGGACTATCCTTTCAATGTAGGGGATTCGCAACTTTTCGAAAAAGAACTTAGTGAATTGATACAGCCGGCAGCCAGTTATGGATTTCGAGATTTGAATGAGACAATGGACGAGCCCACAAAAATGAACCCTGAAATTTATGTAACAGATACGGAGGTCAATGAACCCGAGAGGCCGAGAAATGTTGATTCTGAGTCATTTGTTCCTCCGCTAACAGATAGTCAGATAGCTTCACTGGGctctcctcatcatcaaaacGAATTCAGGCTAATCAACCACTACTGCAGAATCATGTGCAACTTCTACAGCGTTAAGGATCCCGAGTGGAACTTTTACACTTACATTTGTGACAGGCTGGCCTGCTGCTATGTGCCTCTAAAATACTCTTTACTGGCGTGGTCCGCATTACATCTTTCCATAGTGGAGTCGACCCCGCAAAAGCTAGCTAACAACTATTACAACAGTTCTTTACAAGCGGTGATGGGTCACGACTTTGTGAAGAGTGATGTACCCATAGAAATGCTTCTCATAACAGCATATTTTCTTGTTCATTATGACATTATGGCAGGAACGAAGCACTGCTACCAAATTCTTCGACATGTGTGGTCATCTCTAAGGATAGGTAGGTTTTTCAACAATCGCCCTGGACATTGTCCAACTTTGAGCTCATTCGGCTATCAGATTGTTGTATGGCTTCTCTATATCGATATCAGATCATCTTTGTTTTCCGGTAACATTAGCTTTCCGGACTATATCTTGAATGGGGACTGCCCTCCTAAGAGTAAAAGAAACCCGAATATAGAGTACCTCTCCACCTCCACTGTGTACGAGAAAAGAGCGGTTTCCAACATTTTTTCACGCTCTACCAGATACCTCAGTGGTGCTTACGGCCCGTGCTACCCTACTGAATActttaaagatgatgaattgcAATCAAAAATATTAGTTTTGATGATGCGTGATATGATGATGTTTGGACGACTAATAAGGCTACGAAACTGGCTAAATCAGTGTGGTAATTCCACGGAGTTTGATTCAAATTCACTACAGAAGGAGATAAAGGAACTTTATTGGGACAATCATAAGATGTTGCAATGGTCCGGCCATTCTAGAATGTCATCTTTTCACGTGCTCATAGAGAATGCATTGATTCATGCAATTATTATCTACTTCGACCGTATCTGTCATCCTGATATTAGAAGCAACGAAAAGTGTCAAGATTCTGCCTCtgagatcttgaagatttcaGTACAGCTAAAAAATCTTCGTTGCAGGGACACGCCAGGATCTACTCAATGGCCGTTTCCCCTATTTATTGCTGGTGTTGAAACAACCGATGTGATCTACCAAAACTGGATtttggaagagttgaaaaattgtGAAGGCGAAGGTTGGGGACTTCATTTGGGTAAAATGAGGAAGCTTTTCACCGAATGCATCGATAGACAAGCCAAGACAAAACGCAGAGTGGACATAGGCGAAGTAATGGAACTGACAACCGGAGTATTTGTTTTATAG
- a CDS encoding uncharacterized protein (EggNog:ENOG41) — protein sequence MNKKTVFVTLLVALSLTHALFLIFNKNGLYSSEQVMKRRDFSIQLSHGLKKCTDRYTFPQILDARYRTENPRINLYLNSSTKPSDMNTAIKNAFLLDRDGLATSYPIDIYLADGIIYGLAKSGSKESMRLSQEISPRKIIDTKGRYVTPGLVEAHSHVGICTQPELHGVNDMFELMSPVTPFIRTLDAFNVGDPAIKLISYGGVTSSLVLPSANVISGEGFVFKMLVPPSLSAEEMLVEYNPKEISPNFDNHRQRWMKLACGENPKKRFVSNASAPKSRMGLGFLVRDTLTRAQKLKDSQDSWCNAVEQGLPPNSLEFPESVELSLLVDLLRGKVRTNAHCYETFDIETLLRHGREFGFEITAIHHALDAYKIPKIIKEQPNNITVVTFASEWGFKKEAFQGSVFGPKILNENEIPVALHTDHPAEGGHDLVLQAQRAHNFGLPAEKAFAAVTGTSAKLLGLDNRIGYLRKGYDADVVIWDRHPLQMGASPLKVFIDGVPVLDTPIKNNKDLEYSPDSMKEVTPEMKDFQCLEGSESFIVRGITKSLVSEQPKENNEPYELVVNNGTIICFKKNCTSFYDRIVSSCDKVLELQNGYISPGGTALSSTHGLMEMPSETTTGDGDIMDFIKDGVLDDFSDPDRVLLAHDGLQFESAHLKRAHNSGVLKIITPPFRSEGKKFLTGVSTCFRSSASGLEDIIKENVALHFTVGDMGKQALLPTVSSEILMLRKLLLDNSEKKNIYGQVFRGELPLAIHANNKDVILQLIQMKKQLGDIYMIIVGGIESHLIADKLAASDIPIILSPWRCQRRFWDERRCLTGLHQTPTIIGVLKRAGVRFGIAVDDDKLVRFLFDEAGMAASRSNISDAEAVRAISTDIDNIFNVSTSNTLDFIVTEGSPVKFGSNIAAIVHSGILTNIYPELEPAFEISENM from the coding sequence ATGAACAAAAAAACGGTGTTTGTAACTCTCCTTGTCGCTCTTTCATTGACTCATGCCttattcttgatctttAACAAGAATGGCCTATACTCTTCTGAACAGgtaatgaagagaagggACTTCAGTATTCAGTTATCACAtggattgaagaagtgCACTGATAGGTACACTTTCCCTCAAATATTAGATGCCCGATATAGGACAGAGAATCCAAGAATTAATCTCTACCTTAATTCTAGTACTAAGCCTTCTGATATGAATACAGCAATTAAGAATGCCTTTTTGCTTGACAGAGATGGACTTGCGACTAGTTATCCAATCGACATCTATCTAGCAGATGGTATTATTTATGGACTAGCTAAGTCAGGCTCTAAGGAGTCAATGAGACTTAGCCAGGAGATCAGTCCTAGAAAGATTATTGATACCAAGGGAAGATACGTGACCCCCGGTTTAGTGGAGGCTCATTCTCATGTTGGAATTTGCACTCAGCCTGAATTGCATGGTGTGAATGATATGTTTGAATTGATGTCTCCCGTTACTCCATTTATCAGAACTCTTGACGCTTTTAACGTTGGAGATCCAGCCATAAAATTGATCAGTTATGGAGGTGTTACATCTTCACTTGTACTACCAAGTGCAAATGTAATATCGGGTGAAGGGTTTGTCTTCAAAATGCTCGTTCCACCATCTTTATCGGCCGAGGAGATGCTAGTAGAATACAACCCCAAAGAGATCAGCCCCAACTTTGATAATCATCGCCAACGTTGGATGAAGCTGGCTTGCGGAGAAAATCCCAAAAAGCGGTTTGTATCAAATGCTTCTGCTCCGAAATCCAGAATGGGTTTGGGGTTCCTAGTTCGTGATACTTTAACCAGAGCCCAAAAATTGAAAGACTCTCAGGATTCTTGGTGCAATGCTGTTGAGCAGGGACTTCCACCAAATTCTCTAGAGTTCCCAGAGAGTGTTGAATTGTCATTGCTTGTCGACTTACTTAGAGGCAAGGTGAGAACAAATGCTCACTGCTACGAAACGTTTGACATAGAGACACTTCTAAGACACGGGAGAGAATTTGGCTTTGAAATAACGGCAATACACCATGCTTTGGATGCTTACAAAATTCCGAAGATTATTAAGGAGCAGCCTAATAACATTACAGTGGTGACCTTTGCTTCAGAATGGGgtttcaaaaaggaagcaTTTCAGGGAAGCGTCTTCGGTCCTAAGATTCTCAACGAGAATGAAATTCCTGTGGCTTTACATACCGACCATCCCGCAGAAGGTGGACATGATTTGGTCCTTCAAGCGCAGAGAGCTCATAACTTTGGATTGCCAGCGGAGAAAGCTTTTGCTGCGGTAACGGGAACTTCGGCTAAGTTACTTGGACTTGACAATCGTATTGGCTACTTGAGAAAAGGCTACGATGCAGATGTAGTGATTTGGGACAGACACCCTCTTCAAATGGGTGCAAGTCCTTTGAAGGTTTTCATCGACGGGGTTCCTGTGCTTGATACTCCaatcaagaacaacaaagatcttgaatatTCACCCGATTCCATGAAAGAAGTAACCCCTGAAATGAAGGATTTTCAATGCCTAGAAGGTTCCGAATCATTTATTGTAAGGGGAATTACCAAATCTCTAGTTTCCGAACAACCGAAAGAAAATAACGAGCCATATGAGTTAGTTGTCAACAATGGCACAatcatctgcttcaagaAAAACTGCACTTCTTTCTATGATCGTATAGTCTCTAGTTGCGATAAAGTATTGGAGTTACAGAATGGCTATATTTCTCCTGGTGGAACTGCATTGTCAAGCACACATGGATTGATGGAAATGCCGTCCGAAACCACCACTGGAGATGGTGATATCATGGACTTTATTAAAGACGGAGTGCTTGATGATTTTAGTGATCCAGATAGAGTTTTGCTTGCTCACGACGGGCTCCAATTTGAAAGCGCCCATTTGAAAAGGGCTCACAATTCTGGAGTTCTAAAGATCATTACTCCACCATTCAGAAGTGAAGGGAAAAAATTCCTTACTGGTGTCAGCACATGTTTCAGATCATCTGCTTCCGGTCTTGAGGACATCATTAAGGAGAATGTTGCGTTACACTTCACAGTTGGTGACATGGGCAAGCAGGCATTACTTCCCACTGTTTCCTCTGAGATCCTGATGCTTAGGAAATTACTCTTAGATAAcagtgaaaagaagaatatctaTGGACAGGTGTTCAGGGGAGAACTACCTCTAGCTATTCATGCCAATAACAAGGATGTGATTTTGCAGCTAattcagatgaagaaacaattGGGAGACATCTACATGATTATCGTGGGAGGTATTGAATCGCATTTGATTGCAGACAAATTGGCTGCCAGCGATATTCCTATCATTCTTTCACCCTGGAGAtgccaaagaagattctgGGATGAGAGAAGATGCCTTACCGGCTTACACCAGACTCCTACAATCATAGGCGTCTTGAAAAGGGCTGGCGTACGCTTTGGAATAGCTGTGGATGATGACAAATTGGTGAGGTTTTTATTCGACGAGGCTGGAATGGCAGCTTCCCGCTCAAATATAAGCGATGCAGAAGCTGTTAGAGCCATATCCACAGATATAGACAACATTTTCAACGTGAGCACTTCAAACACTCTAGATTTTATTGTGACGGAGGGATCTCCAGTGAAATTTGGTTCTAACATCGCTGCAATAGTTCATTCTGGTATACTCACCAATATTTATCCGGAACTTGAACCAGCTTTTGAGATTTCTGAGAATATGTAA